Proteins encoded by one window of Capra hircus breed San Clemente chromosome 8, ASM170441v1, whole genome shotgun sequence:
- the NPR2 gene encoding atrial natriuretic peptide receptor 2 isoform X1: MALPSLLLVVAALAGGVRPPGARNLTLAVVLPEHNLSYAWAWPRVGPAVALAVEALGRALPVDLRFVSSELDGACSEYLAPLRAVDLKLYHDPDLLLGPGCVYPAASVARFASHWRLPLLTAGAVASGFSAKSEHYRTLVRTGPSAPKLGEFVVTLHGHFNWTARAALLYLDARTDDRPHYFTIEGVFEALQGINLSVQHQVYAREPGGPEQATHFIRANGRIVYICGPLEMLHEILLQAQRENLTNGDYVFFYLDVFGESLRAGPTRSMGRPWQDNRTREQAQALREAFQTVLVITYREPPNPEYQEFQNRLLIRAREDFGVELAPSLMNLIAGCFYDGILLYAEVLNETIQEGGTREDGLRIVEKMQGRRYRGVTGLVVMDKNNDRETDFVLWAMGDLISGDFQPAAHYSGAEKQIWWTGRPIPWVKGAPPLDNPPCAFDLDDPSCDKTPLSTLAIVALGTGITFIMFGVSSFLIFRKLMLEKELASMLWRIRWEELQFGNSERCHKGAGSRLTLSLGNVVAIKHVNKKRIELTRQVLFELKHMRDVQFNHLTRFIGACIDPPNICIVTEYCPRGSLQDILENDSINLDWMFRYSLINDLVKGMAFLHNSIIASHGSLKSSNCVVDSRFVLKITDYGLASFRSTAEPDDSHALYAKKLWTAPELLSGSPLPTTGMQKADVYSFGIILQEIALRSGPFYLEGLDLSPKEIVQKVRNGQRPYFRPSIDRTQLNEELVLLMERCWAQDPAERPDFGQIKGFIRRFNKEGGTSILDNLLLRMEQYANNLEKLVEERTQAYLEEKRKAEALLYQILPHSVAEQLKRGETVQAEAFDSVTIYFSDIVGFTALSAESTPMQVVTLLNDLYTCFDAIIDNFDVYKVETIGDAYMVVSGLPGRNGQRHAPEIARMALALLDAVSSFRIRHRPHDQLRLRIGVHTGPVCAGVVGLKMPRYCLFGDTVNTASRMESNGQALKIHVSSTTKDALDELGCFQLELRGDVEMKGKGKMRTYWLLGERKGPAGLL, from the exons ATGGCACTGCCATCTCTCCTGCTGGTGGTGGCAGCCCTGGCAGGTGGGGTGCGTCCTCCCGGGGCGCGCAATCTGACGCTGGCGGTGGTGCTGCCCGAACACAACCTGAGCTATGCCTGGGCATGGCCACGGGTGGGTCCCGCTGTGGCCCTTGCCGTGGAGGCGCTGGGCCGGGCACTGCCCGTGGACCTCCGCTTCGTCAGCTCTGAGCTGGACGGCGCCTGCTCTGAGTACCTGGCCCCTCTGCGCGCTGTGGATCTCAAGTTGTACCATGACCCCGACCTTCTGTTGGGCCCGGGTTGCGTGTACCCCGCTGCCTCTGTGGCTCGCTTTGCCTCACACTGGCGCCTTCCCTTGCTGACCGCGGGTGCTGTGGCCTCTGGTTTTTCGGCTAAGAGTGAGCATTACCGAACCCTGGTGCGCACTGGCCCCTCTGCTCCCAAGCTGGGTGAGTTTGTAGTGACGCTCCACGGGCACTTCAATTGGACTGCCCGTGCTGCCTTGCTGTATCTGGATGCTCGCACAGATGACCGGCCTCACTACTTCACCATCGAGGGCGTCTTTGAGGCCCTGCAGGGCATCAACCTCAGTGTACAGCATCAGGTGTATGCCCGTGAGCCGGGGGGCCCTGAGCAGGCCACCCACTTCATCCGGGCCAACGGGCGCA TTGTGTACATCTGTGGCCCTCTGGAGATGCTGCATGAGATCCTGCTGCAGGCCCAGAGGGAGAACCTGACCAACGGGGATTACGTCTTCTTTTACCTGGATGTTTTCGGGGAGAGCCTCCGTGCGGGCCCCACACGCTCCATGGGCCGGCCCTGGCAGGATAATCGCACCCGGGAACAGGCCCAGGCCCTCAGAGAAGCATTTCAG ACGGTATTGGTCATCACATACCGAGAACCCCCGAATCCTGAGTACCAGGAATTCCAGAATCGTCTTCTGATTAGAGCACGGGAGGATTTTGGTGTGGAGCTGGCCCCTTCCTTG ATGAACCTCATTGCTGGCTGCTTCTACGATGGGATCCTTCTGTACGCCGAAGTCCTGAACGAGACCATACAGGAGGGAGGCACCCGGGAAGACGGACTTCGAATTGTCGAGAAGATGCAAGGACGAAGATACCGTG GGGTGACTGGACTGGTCGTTATGGACAAGAACAATGACCGGGAGACCGATTTTGTCCTGTGGGCCATGGGAGACCTGATTTCCGGGGACTTTCAG CCTGCAGCCCACTACTCCGGAGCCGAGAAGCAGATTTGGTGGACAGGACGGCCCATCCCCTGGGTGAAGGGGGCCCCCCCCCTGGACAATCCCCCCTGTGCCTTTGACCTGGACGACCCATCCTGTGATAAAA CTCCACTCTCAACTCTGGCAATTGTGGCGCTGGGCACGGGAATCACCTTCATCATGTTTGGTGTTTCCAGCTTCCTCATTTTCCG AAaactgatgctggagaaggagcTGGCCAGCATGTTGTGGCGCATCCGCTGGGAAGAGCTGCAGTTCGGCAATTCAGAGCGATGCCACAAGGGTGCAGGCAGTCGCCTCACACTGTCGCTG GGAAATGTTGTGGCCATCAAACATGTGAATAAGAAGCGCATCGAGCTGACCCGGCAGGTTCTGTTTGAACTCAAACAT ATGAGAGATGTTCAGTTTAACCATCTCACTCGTTTCATTGGCGCCTGCATAGACCCTCCCAACATTTGCATTGTCACCGAGTATTGTCCTCGGGGGAGTTTACAG gatattctggaaaatgACAGCATCAACCTGGACTGGATGTTTCGTTATTCACTCATTAATGACCTTGTTAAG GGCATGGCCTTTCTCCATAACAGCATTATTGCATCCCATGGGAGTCTCAAGTCCTCCAACTGTGTGGTGGATAGTCGTTTCGTGCTCAAAATCACAGACTATGGCCTGGCCAGCTTCCGATCAACCGCTGAACCTGATGACAGCCATGCCCTCTATGCCA AGAAGCTGTGGACTGCCCCAGAACTGCTCAGTGGGAGCCCCCTGCCGACCACAGGCATGCAGAAGGCTGATGTCTATAGCTTTGGGATCATCTTACAGGAGATAGCACTTCGCAGTGGGCCTTTCTACTTGGAGGGCCTGGATCTTAGCCCCAAAG AGATTGTCCAGAAGGTCCGGAATGGTCAGCGGCCTTATTTCCGGCCAAGTATTGACCGGACCCAACTGAATGAAGAGCTAGTTTTGCTGATGGAGCGATGTTGGGCCCAGGACCCAGCTGAACGACCAGACTTTGGACAGATTAAGGGCTTCATTCGCCGCTTTAACAA GGAAGGTGGCACCAGTATATTGGACAACCTCCTGTTGCGCATGGAGCAGTATGCCAACAACCTGGAGAAGCTGGTGGAGGAGCGCACACAGGCCTACCTGGAGGAGAAACGCAAGGCTGAGGCTCTGCTCTACCAAATTCTACCCCA TTCAGTGGCAGAGCAGTTAAAACGGGGAGAGACTGTACAGGCTGAGGCCTTTGACAGCGTTACCATTTACTTCAGTGACATCGTTGGCTTCACAGCTTTGTCGGCAGAGAGCACCCCCATGCAG GTGGTGACACTTCTTAACGATCTGTATACATGCTTCGATGCCATAATTGACAACTTTGACGTCTACAAG GTAGAGACAATTGGAGATGCCTACATGGTGGTATCTGGTCTCCCAGGGAGAAATGGTCAGCGTCATGCCCCAGAAATTGCTCGTATGGCCCTGGCGTTACTGGATGCAGTTTCTTCCTTCCGCATCCGCCACCGACCCCACGACCAACTGCGGCTACGCATAGGGGTCCACACAG GGCCCGTCTGTGCTGGGGTCGTTGGCCTGAAGATGCCCCGCTATTGTCTCTTTGGAGACACAGTGAACACTGCTTCTCGAATGGAGTCTAACGGTCAAG CCCTGAAGATTCATGTCTCCTCTACCACCAAGGATGCCCTGGATGAGCTCGGATGCTTCCAGCTAGAGCTTCGAGGGGATGTGGAGATGAAG ggaaaaggaaagatgcgAACTTACTGGCTCCTAGGAGAGCGGAAAGGACCTGCTGGGCTCCTATAA
- the NPR2 gene encoding atrial natriuretic peptide receptor 2 precursor (The RefSeq protein has 6 substitutions compared to this genomic sequence), which produces MALPSLLLVVAALAGGVRPPGARNLTLAVVLPEHNLSYAWAWPRVGPAVALAVEALGRALPVDLRFVSSELDGACSEYLAPLRAVDLKLYHDPDLLLGPGCVYPAASVARFASHWRLPLLTAGAVASGFSAKSEHYRTLVRTGPSAPKLGEFVVTLHGHFNWTARAALLYLDARTDDRPHYCTIEGVFEALQGINLSVQHQVYAREPGGPEQATHFIRANGRIVYICGPLEMLHEILLQAQRENLTNGDYVFFYLDVFGESLRAGPTRSMGQPWQDNRTREQAQALREAFQTVLVITYREPPNPEYQEFQNRLLIRAREDFGVELAPSLMNLIAGCFYDGILLYAEVLNETIQEGGTREDGLRIVEKMQGRRYRGVTGLVVMDKNNDRETDFVLWAMGDLISGDFQPAAHYSGAEKQIWWTGRPIPWVKGAPPLDNPPCAFDLDDPSCDKTPLSTLAIVALGTGITFIMFGVSSFLIFRKLMLEKELASMLWRIRWEELQFGNSERCHKGAGSRLTLSLRGSSYGSLMTAHGKYQIFANTGHFKGNVVAIKHVNKKRIELTRQVLFELKHMRDVQFNHLTRFIGACIDPPNICIVTEYCPRGSLQDILENDSINLDWMFRYSLINDLVKGMAFLHNSIIASHGSLKSSNCVVDSRFVLKITDYGLASFRSTAEPDDSHALYAKKLWTAPELLSGNPLPTTGMQKADVYSFGIILQEIALRSGPFYLEGLDLSPKGIVQKVRNGQRPYFRPSIDRTQLNEELVLLMERCWAQDPAERPDFGQIKGFIRRFNKEGGTSILDNLLLRMEQYANNLEKLVEERTQAYLEEKRKAEALLYQILPHSVAEQLKRGETVQAEAFDSVTIYFSDIVGFTALSAESTPSQWVTLLNDLYTCFDAIIDNFDVYKVETIGDAYMVVSGLPGRNGQRHAPEIARMALALLDAVSSFRIRHRPHDQLRLRIGVHTGPVCAGVVGLKMPRYCLFGDTVNTASRMESNGQALKIHVSSTTKDALDELGCFQLELRGDVEMKGKGKMRTYWLLGERKGPAGLL; this is translated from the exons ATGGCACTGCCATCTCTCCTGCTGGTGGTGGCAGCCCTGGCAGGTGGGGTGCGTCCTCCCGGGGCGCGCAATCTGACGCTGGCGGTGGTGCTGCCCGAACACAACCTGAGCTATGCCTGGGCATGGCCACGGGTGGGTCCCGCTGTGGCCCTTGCCGTGGAGGCGCTGGGCCGGGCACTGCCCGTGGACCTCCGCTTCGTCAGCTCTGAGCTGGACGGCGCCTGCTCTGAGTACCTGGCCCCTCTGCGCGCTGTGGATCTCAAGTTGTACCATGACCCCGACCTTCTGTTGGGCCCGGGTTGCGTGTACCCCGCTGCCTCTGTGGCTCGCTTTGCCTCACACTGGCGCCTTCCCTTGCTGACCGCGGGTGCTGTGGCCTCTGGTTTTTCGGCTAAGAGTGAGCATTACCGAACCCTGGTGCGCACTGGCCCCTCTGCTCCCAAGCTGGGTGAGTTTGTAGTGACGCTCCACGGGCACTTCAATTGGACTGCCCGTGCTGCCTTGCTGTATCTGGATGCTCGCACAGATGACCGGCCTCACTACTTCACCATCGAGGGCGTCTTTGAGGCCCTGCAGGGCATCAACCTCAGTGTACAGCATCAGGTGTATGCCCGTGAGCCGGGGGGCCCTGAGCAGGCCACCCACTTCATCCGGGCCAACGGGCGCA TTGTGTACATCTGTGGCCCTCTGGAGATGCTGCATGAGATCCTGCTGCAGGCCCAGAGGGAGAACCTGACCAACGGGGATTACGTCTTCTTTTACCTGGATGTTTTCGGGGAGAGCCTCCGTGCGGGCCCCACACGCTCCATGGGCCGGCCCTGGCAGGATAATCGCACCCGGGAACAGGCCCAGGCCCTCAGAGAAGCATTTCAG ACGGTATTGGTCATCACATACCGAGAACCCCCGAATCCTGAGTACCAGGAATTCCAGAATCGTCTTCTGATTAGAGCACGGGAGGATTTTGGTGTGGAGCTGGCCCCTTCCTTG ATGAACCTCATTGCTGGCTGCTTCTACGATGGGATCCTTCTGTACGCCGAAGTCCTGAACGAGACCATACAGGAGGGAGGCACCCGGGAAGACGGACTTCGAATTGTCGAGAAGATGCAAGGACGAAGATACCGTG GGGTGACTGGACTGGTCGTTATGGACAAGAACAATGACCGGGAGACCGATTTTGTCCTGTGGGCCATGGGAGACCTGATTTCCGGGGACTTTCAG CCTGCAGCCCACTACTCCGGAGCCGAGAAGCAGATTTGGTGGACAGGACGGCCCATCCCCTGGGTGAAGGGGGCCCCCCCCCTGGACAATCCCCCCTGTGCCTTTGACCTGGACGACCCATCCTGTGATAAAA CTCCACTCTCAACTCTGGCAATTGTGGCGCTGGGCACGGGAATCACCTTCATCATGTTTGGTGTTTCCAGCTTCCTCATTTTCCG AAaactgatgctggagaaggagcTGGCCAGCATGTTGTGGCGCATCCGCTGGGAAGAGCTGCAGTTCGGCAATTCAGAGCGATGCCACAAGGGTGCAGGCAGTCGCCTCACACTGTCGCTG CGGGGATCCAGTTACGGCTCGCTCATGACAGCCCATGGGAAATACCAGATCTTTGCCAACACCGGTCACTTCAAG GGAAATGTTGTGGCCATCAAACATGTGAATAAGAAGCGCATCGAGCTGACCCGGCAGGTTCTGTTTGAACTCAAACAT ATGAGAGATGTTCAGTTTAACCATCTCACTCGTTTCATTGGCGCCTGCATAGACCCTCCCAACATTTGCATTGTCACCGAGTATTGTCCTCGGGGGAGTTTACAG gatattctggaaaatgACAGCATCAACCTGGACTGGATGTTTCGTTATTCACTCATTAATGACCTTGTTAAG GGCATGGCCTTTCTCCATAACAGCATTATTGCATCCCATGGGAGTCTCAAGTCCTCCAACTGTGTGGTGGATAGTCGTTTCGTGCTCAAAATCACAGACTATGGCCTGGCCAGCTTCCGATCAACCGCTGAACCTGATGACAGCCATGCCCTCTATGCCA AGAAGCTGTGGACTGCCCCAGAACTGCTCAGTGGGAGCCCCCTGCCGACCACAGGCATGCAGAAGGCTGATGTCTATAGCTTTGGGATCATCTTACAGGAGATAGCACTTCGCAGTGGGCCTTTCTACTTGGAGGGCCTGGATCTTAGCCCCAAAG AGATTGTCCAGAAGGTCCGGAATGGTCAGCGGCCTTATTTCCGGCCAAGTATTGACCGGACCCAACTGAATGAAGAGCTAGTTTTGCTGATGGAGCGATGTTGGGCCCAGGACCCAGCTGAACGACCAGACTTTGGACAGATTAAGGGCTTCATTCGCCGCTTTAACAA GGAAGGTGGCACCAGTATATTGGACAACCTCCTGTTGCGCATGGAGCAGTATGCCAACAACCTGGAGAAGCTGGTGGAGGAGCGCACACAGGCCTACCTGGAGGAGAAACGCAAGGCTGAGGCTCTGCTCTACCAAATTCTACCCCA TTCAGTGGCAGAGCAGTTAAAACGGGGAGAGACTGTACAGGCTGAGGCCTTTGACAGCGTTACCATTTACTTCAGTGACATCGTTGGCTTCACAGCTTTGTCGGCAGAGAGCACCCCCATGCAG GTGGTGACACTTCTTAACGATCTGTATACATGCTTCGATGCCATAATTGACAACTTTGACGTCTACAAG GTAGAGACAATTGGAGATGCCTACATGGTGGTATCTGGTCTCCCAGGGAGAAATGGTCAGCGTCATGCCCCAGAAATTGCTCGTATGGCCCTGGCGTTACTGGATGCAGTTTCTTCCTTCCGCATCCGCCACCGACCCCACGACCAACTGCGGCTACGCATAGGGGTCCACACAG GGCCCGTCTGTGCTGGGGTCGTTGGCCTGAAGATGCCCCGCTATTGTCTCTTTGGAGACACAGTGAACACTGCTTCTCGAATGGAGTCTAACGGTCAAG CCCTGAAGATTCATGTCTCCTCTACCACCAAGGATGCCCTGGATGAGCTCGGATGCTTCCAGCTAGAGCTTCGAGGGGATGTGGAGATGAAG ggaaaaggaaagatgcgAACTTACTGGCTCCTAGGAGAGCGGAAAGGACCTGCTGGGCTCCTATAA
- the SPAG8 gene encoding sperm-associated antigen 8 isoform X2 → METSESTDRSQSRSLDLQPSSDRLGSSSDPFSSWDGRHRSALVAATAAASAAATAASTARAAALSTKSPAPYSHGSLLTEPSSDSLTERYTGPGFTHKISHGRLGFQPVYVSHVARNPYTTNDLRSSRGPVPGSSSGPVPGSSSSPGPDSSSDPGPSSSSGPGGSPGGGSGGDPGHGPGPGSGSGQGPGGGSGQGTDLGPAVDSRHSPGHGHGPRFNFSAPVGFRNPRGDLIPNYTGCKHHCHWEPQKQSWKFLKVSEPGARGLWKPPEVEGKSTVLSETLPRGQCLLYNWEEERATNYLDQVPVMQDGSESFFFRHGHRGLLTLQPQSPMSSCTTQKDSYQPPTSHCQPIRGKREAILEMLLRQQICKEVQAEQEPTRKDFEVESVTHHDYKKELVQAGPPAPTKLHDYRTEQPETFWLERAPQLPVCESDRLLGVGERRGGGCSVLGWGRAGPVLILAFLQGVSNIRTLDTPFRKNCSFSTPAPLSLGEPLPFEPESYSQQGKISSLACQGGAQGGGGA, encoded by the exons ATGGAGACCTCTGAGTCTACTGACAGATCGCAGTCGCG atcttTAGACTTACAGCCCAGCTCGGACAGACTAGGGTCCAGTTCCGATCCCTTTTCTTCTTGGGATGGCCGTCATAGATCGGCCCTGGTAGCTGCAACCGCAGCAGCTTCAGCAGCTGCTACAGCCGCCTCCACTGCCAGAGCAGCTGCATTATCGACAAAGAGCCCAGCCCCCTACTCTCATGGGAGCCTGCTCACGGAGCCCTCCTCTGACAGTCTGACAGAGCGCTACACTGGACCCGGATTTACCCACAAGATAAGCCACGGGAGACTCGGCTTTCAGCCTGTCTATGTTTCCCATGTTGCTCGGAATCCCTATACTACAAATGACCTTAGATCTAGTCGTGGCCCTGTTCCTGGCTCCAGTTCTGGCCCTGTTCCTGGCTCCAGCTCTAGCCCTGGTCCTGACTCCAGCTCTGACCCTGGACCTAGCTCCAGTTCTGGTCCTGGTGGTAGCCCTGGCGGTGGCTCAGGTGGAGATCCTGGCCATGGCCCTGGTCCTGGTAGTGGCTCTGGTCAGGGTCCTGGCGGTGGCTCTGGTCAAGGCACTGATCTTGGTCCTGCTGTTGATTCTAGGCATAGCCCAGGCCATGGCCATGGCCCTAGGTTCAACTTCTCTGCTCCTGTAGGCTTCAGAAACCCCAGGGGAGATCTTATCCCTAATTATACTGGCTGCAAACACCACTGTCACTGGGAGCCGCAGAAACAATCCTGGAAATTTTTGAAAGTCTCAGAACCTGGTGCCCGAGGGCTGTGGAAGCCCCCCGAAGTTGAAGGGAAGAGTACGGTTCTCAGTGAAACACTGCCACGGGGCCAGTGCCTTCTCTACAACTGGGAGGAGGAG AGAGCCACCAACTACCTGGATCAAGTCCCAGTCATGCAGGATGGCTCTGAGAGTTTCTTTTTCCGACACGGACACCGGGGACTGCTGACCCTGCAGCCACAGTCACCCATGTCCTCCTGCACCACCCAGAAAGACTCATACCAGCCCCCAACAAGCCACTGTCAGCCAATTCGAG GGAAGCGTGAAGCCATACTGGAGATGCTCTTGCGCCAACAAATCTG TAAAGAGGTGCAGGCAGAGCAGGAACCCACAAGGAAGGACTTTGAGGTCGAGTCTGTGACACACCACGACTACAAAAAGGAGCTGGTGCAGGCAGGGCCTCCCGCCCCAACAAAG CTCCACGACTACCGTACAGAGCAGCCTGAAACCTTCTGGCTAGAGAGGGCACCTCAGCTACCGGTGTGTGAGAGTGACCGGCTGTTGGGAGTGGGTGAAAGGAGGGGAGGAGGCTGTTCTGTCCTGGGTTGGGGCAGAGCAGGCCCCGTCCTCATTCTGGCATTCCTCCAGGGTGTCAGTAACATCAGGACACTAGACACACCGTTCCGGAAGAACTGCAGTTTCTCAACACCTGCGCCTTTGTCTCTAGGGGAGCCGTTGCCCTTTGAACCTGAGAGTTATTCCCAACAAGGAAAAATATCTTCCCTTGCCTGTCAGGGAGGGGCGCAGGGTGGTGGAGGGGCTTGA
- the SPAG8 gene encoding sperm-associated antigen 8 isoform X3 has protein sequence METSESTDRSQSRSLDLQPSSDRLGSSSDPFSSWDGRHRSALVAATAAASAAATAASTARAAALSTKSPAPYSHGSLLTEPSSDSLTERYTGPGFTHKISHGRLGFQPVYVSHVARNPYTTNDLRSSRGPVPGSSSGPVPGSSSSPGPDSSSDPGPSSSSGPGGSPGGGSGGDPGHGPGPGSGSGQGPGGGSGQGTDLGPAVDSRHSPGHGHGPRFNFSAPVGFRNPRGDLIPNYTGCKHHCHWEPQKQSWKFLKVSEPGARGLWKPPEVEGKSTVLSETLPRGQCLLYNWEEERATNYLDQVPVMQDGSESFFFRHGHRGLLTLQPQSPMSSCTTQKDSYQPPTSHCQPIRGKREAILEMLLRQQICKEVQAEQEPTRKDFEVESVTHHDYKKELVQAGPPAPTKLHDYRTEQPETFWLERAPQLPGVSNIRTLDTPFRKNCSFSTPAPLSLGEPLPFEPESYSQQGKISSLACQGGAQGGGGA, from the exons ATGGAGACCTCTGAGTCTACTGACAGATCGCAGTCGCG atcttTAGACTTACAGCCCAGCTCGGACAGACTAGGGTCCAGTTCCGATCCCTTTTCTTCTTGGGATGGCCGTCATAGATCGGCCCTGGTAGCTGCAACCGCAGCAGCTTCAGCAGCTGCTACAGCCGCCTCCACTGCCAGAGCAGCTGCATTATCGACAAAGAGCCCAGCCCCCTACTCTCATGGGAGCCTGCTCACGGAGCCCTCCTCTGACAGTCTGACAGAGCGCTACACTGGACCCGGATTTACCCACAAGATAAGCCACGGGAGACTCGGCTTTCAGCCTGTCTATGTTTCCCATGTTGCTCGGAATCCCTATACTACAAATGACCTTAGATCTAGTCGTGGCCCTGTTCCTGGCTCCAGTTCTGGCCCTGTTCCTGGCTCCAGCTCTAGCCCTGGTCCTGACTCCAGCTCTGACCCTGGACCTAGCTCCAGTTCTGGTCCTGGTGGTAGCCCTGGCGGTGGCTCAGGTGGAGATCCTGGCCATGGCCCTGGTCCTGGTAGTGGCTCTGGTCAGGGTCCTGGCGGTGGCTCTGGTCAAGGCACTGATCTTGGTCCTGCTGTTGATTCTAGGCATAGCCCAGGCCATGGCCATGGCCCTAGGTTCAACTTCTCTGCTCCTGTAGGCTTCAGAAACCCCAGGGGAGATCTTATCCCTAATTATACTGGCTGCAAACACCACTGTCACTGGGAGCCGCAGAAACAATCCTGGAAATTTTTGAAAGTCTCAGAACCTGGTGCCCGAGGGCTGTGGAAGCCCCCCGAAGTTGAAGGGAAGAGTACGGTTCTCAGTGAAACACTGCCACGGGGCCAGTGCCTTCTCTACAACTGGGAGGAGGAG AGAGCCACCAACTACCTGGATCAAGTCCCAGTCATGCAGGATGGCTCTGAGAGTTTCTTTTTCCGACACGGACACCGGGGACTGCTGACCCTGCAGCCACAGTCACCCATGTCCTCCTGCACCACCCAGAAAGACTCATACCAGCCCCCAACAAGCCACTGTCAGCCAATTCGAG GGAAGCGTGAAGCCATACTGGAGATGCTCTTGCGCCAACAAATCTG TAAAGAGGTGCAGGCAGAGCAGGAACCCACAAGGAAGGACTTTGAGGTCGAGTCTGTGACACACCACGACTACAAAAAGGAGCTGGTGCAGGCAGGGCCTCCCGCCCCAACAAAG CTCCACGACTACCGTACAGAGCAGCCTGAAACCTTCTGGCTAGAGAGGGCACCTCAGCTACCG GGTGTCAGTAACATCAGGACACTAGACACACCGTTCCGGAAGAACTGCAGTTTCTCAACACCTGCGCCTTTGTCTCTAGGGGAGCCGTTGCCCTTTGAACCTGAGAGTTATTCCCAACAAGGAAAAATATCTTCCCTTGCCTGTCAGGGAGGGGCGCAGGGTGGTGGAGGGGCTTGA
- the SPAG8 gene encoding sperm-associated antigen 8 isoform X1: protein METSESTDRSQSRSLDLQPSSDRLGSSSDPFSSWDGRHRSALVAATAAASAAATAASTARAAALSTKSPAPYSHGSLLTEPSSDSLTERYTGPGFTHKISHGRLGFQPVYVSHVARNPYTTNDLRSSRGPVPGSSSGPVPGSSSSPGPDSSSDPGPSSSSGPGGSPGGGSGGDPGHGPGPGSGSGQGPGGGSGQGTDLGPAVDSRHSPGHGHGPRFNFSAPVGFRNPRGDLIPNYTGCKHHCHWEPQKQSWKFLKVSEPGARGLWKPPEVEGKSTVLSETLPRGQCLLYNWEEERATNYLDQVPVMQDGSESFFFRHGHRGLLTLQPQSPMSSCTTQKDSYQPPTSHCQPIRALFLLGLFLKQPPLFCPFPDLPQGSVKPYWRCSCANKSGERLGEGKWGGGGQKSGENALDTPQASVVKRCRQSRNPQGRTLRSSL, encoded by the exons ATGGAGACCTCTGAGTCTACTGACAGATCGCAGTCGCG atcttTAGACTTACAGCCCAGCTCGGACAGACTAGGGTCCAGTTCCGATCCCTTTTCTTCTTGGGATGGCCGTCATAGATCGGCCCTGGTAGCTGCAACCGCAGCAGCTTCAGCAGCTGCTACAGCCGCCTCCACTGCCAGAGCAGCTGCATTATCGACAAAGAGCCCAGCCCCCTACTCTCATGGGAGCCTGCTCACGGAGCCCTCCTCTGACAGTCTGACAGAGCGCTACACTGGACCCGGATTTACCCACAAGATAAGCCACGGGAGACTCGGCTTTCAGCCTGTCTATGTTTCCCATGTTGCTCGGAATCCCTATACTACAAATGACCTTAGATCTAGTCGTGGCCCTGTTCCTGGCTCCAGTTCTGGCCCTGTTCCTGGCTCCAGCTCTAGCCCTGGTCCTGACTCCAGCTCTGACCCTGGACCTAGCTCCAGTTCTGGTCCTGGTGGTAGCCCTGGCGGTGGCTCAGGTGGAGATCCTGGCCATGGCCCTGGTCCTGGTAGTGGCTCTGGTCAGGGTCCTGGCGGTGGCTCTGGTCAAGGCACTGATCTTGGTCCTGCTGTTGATTCTAGGCATAGCCCAGGCCATGGCCATGGCCCTAGGTTCAACTTCTCTGCTCCTGTAGGCTTCAGAAACCCCAGGGGAGATCTTATCCCTAATTATACTGGCTGCAAACACCACTGTCACTGGGAGCCGCAGAAACAATCCTGGAAATTTTTGAAAGTCTCAGAACCTGGTGCCCGAGGGCTGTGGAAGCCCCCCGAAGTTGAAGGGAAGAGTACGGTTCTCAGTGAAACACTGCCACGGGGCCAGTGCCTTCTCTACAACTGGGAGGAGGAG AGAGCCACCAACTACCTGGATCAAGTCCCAGTCATGCAGGATGGCTCTGAGAGTTTCTTTTTCCGACACGGACACCGGGGACTGCTGACCCTGCAGCCACAGTCACCCATGTCCTCCTGCACCACCCAGAAAGACTCATACCAGCCCCCAACAAGCCACTGTCAGCCAATTCGAG CTTTGTTTCTTCTGGGCCTGTTTCTTAAGCAGCCTCCTCTATTCTGTCCATTCCCTGACCTCCCCCAGGGAAGCGTGAAGCCATACTGGAGATGCTCTTGCGCCAACAAATCTGGTGAGAGGCTGGGTGAAGGgaaatggggagggggaggacaaAAGTCAGGGGAGAATGCCCTTGACACTCCCCAGGCCTCTGTAGTAAAGAGGTGCAGGCAGAGCAGGAACCCACAAGGAAGGACTTTGAGGTCGAGTCTGTGA